The following are from one region of the Natronosporangium hydrolyticum genome:
- a CDS encoding 1,4-dihydroxy-6-naphthoate synthase encodes MTLSLAISPCPNDTFVFHALVHGQVPGAPPVAVTYADVDVTNTAVQDGHFDLIKVSYAVLPWLPDDYALLPCGGALGRGCGPLVLVRGDQPNRDDLAGAHVAIPGELTTAYLLFRLWAGERSPARISVLPFHEIMPAVASGQVDAGLVIHEARFTYPEHGLRALVDLGEWWEAETGAPIPLGAILARRDRVDIDQAAEWIRASVRAAWADPAASRDYVLAHAQELSPGVVEQHIALYVNEFTEDLGEEGRAAVEALLARAAALPAPTR; translated from the coding sequence GTGACCCTGTCGCTGGCGATCTCGCCGTGCCCGAACGACACCTTCGTCTTCCACGCCCTCGTCCATGGCCAGGTGCCCGGAGCGCCACCGGTGGCCGTCACCTACGCCGACGTGGACGTCACCAACACGGCGGTGCAGGACGGACACTTCGACCTGATCAAGGTCAGCTACGCGGTGCTGCCCTGGCTGCCCGACGACTATGCACTGCTGCCCTGCGGCGGTGCACTCGGTCGCGGCTGCGGGCCGTTGGTGCTGGTGCGGGGCGACCAGCCGAACCGCGACGATCTCGCCGGCGCCCACGTCGCGATCCCCGGCGAGCTGACCACCGCGTACCTGCTGTTCCGGCTGTGGGCCGGAGAGCGCTCGCCGGCCCGGATCAGCGTGCTGCCGTTCCACGAGATCATGCCGGCGGTGGCGAGCGGCCAGGTCGACGCCGGGCTGGTGATCCACGAGGCCCGGTTCACCTACCCGGAGCACGGGCTGCGGGCGCTGGTGGACCTGGGCGAGTGGTGGGAGGCCGAGACCGGCGCGCCGATCCCGCTCGGGGCGATCCTGGCCCGCCGGGACCGGGTCGATATCGACCAGGCCGCGGAGTGGATCCGGGCCTCGGTCCGGGCGGCGTGGGCGGACCCCGCCGCGAGCCGGGACTATGTGCTCGCTCACGCCCAGGAACTCTCGCCGGGCGTGGTGGAGCAACACATCGCGCTCTACGTCAACGAGTTCACTGAGGATCTCGGCGAGGAGGGCCGCGCCGCGGTCGAGGCGCTGCTCGCGCGCGCCGCCGCCCTCCCCGCACCGACCCGTTAG
- a CDS encoding cold-shock protein, which yields MPTGRVKWYDAAKGYGFVTSDEGGDVFLPKSALPSGVTELKSGQKIEFGVIEGRKGSQALGVTLLSAPPSVSELRRRPPEELHGVIEDMIKVLEAKVLPDLRKGRHPDKKTAQKVAQVVHAVARELDGTGNAPS from the coding sequence CGGGTCGAGTGAAGTGGTACGACGCTGCTAAGGGTTATGGCTTCGTCACCAGCGATGAGGGTGGCGATGTCTTTCTCCCGAAGAGCGCCCTGCCCAGCGGGGTGACTGAACTCAAGAGCGGCCAGAAGATCGAGTTCGGCGTGATCGAGGGGCGAAAGGGTTCGCAGGCGTTGGGGGTGACGCTGCTGAGCGCTCCGCCATCCGTGAGCGAGCTGCGTCGGCGCCCGCCGGAGGAGCTCCACGGCGTGATCGAAGACATGATCAAGGTGCTGGAGGCGAAGGTGTTGCCGGACCTCCGCAAGGGGCGGCACCCCGACAAGAAGACCGCGCAGAAGGTCGCGCAGGTGGTCCACGCGGTGGCGCGGGAGCTCGACGGGACCGGCAACGCCCCCAGCTAA